A stretch of Apis cerana isolate GH-2021 linkage group LG1, AcerK_1.0, whole genome shotgun sequence DNA encodes these proteins:
- the LOC108001820 gene encoding calcium-binding mitochondrial carrier protein SCaMC-2 isoform X3: MRFLARSDSTKSGDITLAEFIHYVREHEKNLRLQFSHLDTNKDGKIDLEELIKAFEELGIKMDFNEAKKLLQRMDKDGSLTISFNEWRDFLLYAPSSDLLGLIEYWHHTNYMDIGEDIGVPEDFTTGEMVSGMWWRHLVSGGVAGGVSRTCTAPLDRIKVYLQVHGTRHCKIKSCFRYMLREGGSLSLWRGNGINVLKIGPESALKFMAYEQIKRAIKGDDVRELGLYERLMAGSLAGGISQSAIYPLEVLKTRFALRKTGEFSGLVDATKKIYKQGGLKSFYRGYIPNLMGIIPYAGIDLAVYETLKNRYLRTHDKNEQPPFWILLLCGTASSTAGQVCSYPLALVRTRLQADISPGKPNTMIAVFKDIIKNEGIRGLYRGLTPNFLKVAPAVSISYIVYETVRDFLGVNMT; the protein is encoded by the exons ATG agattTTTAGCCAGATCGGATAGTACTAAGAGTGGTGATATTACACTTGcagaatttatacattatgtCCGCGAACACGAAAAAAATCTACGTTTACAATTCTCACATCTTGACACAAATAAGGATG GTAAAATTGATCTAGAGGAATTAATAAAAGCATTTGAAGAATTGGGAATAAAAATGGATTTCAATGaagcgaaaaaattattgcaaag GATGGACAAAGATGGAAGCCTCACTATAAGTTTTAACGAATGGCGAGATTTTTTGCTTTACGCGCCAAGTTCTGATCTCTTGGGTCTTATCGAATATTGGCATCATACAAAt TATATGGACATCGGGGAAGATATTGGTGTTCCCGAAGATTTTACAACTGGTGAGATGGTCTCCGGAATGTGGTGGCGACATTTGGTGTCCGGTGGCGTAGCAGGTGGTGTATCACGCACATGTACTGCACCTTTAGATCGTATTAAAGTTTATCTACAg gTGCATGGAACGCGACATTGCAAAATCAAAAGTTGCTTCAGATATATGCTTCGTGAAGGTGGTTCTCTTAGTTTATGGAGAGGAAATGGTATAAACGTACTTAAAATCGGACCAGAAAGCGCTTTGAAATTTATGGCCTATGAGCAAATTAAAAGAGCGATTAAAGGAGATGATGTTAGAGAGCTCGGACTTTACGAACGATTAATGGCAGGATCATTAGCTGGCGGAATTAGTCAATCAGCTATATATCCACTTGag GTACTCAAAACTAGATTTGCACTTAGAAAAACAGGAGAATTTTCAGGTTTAGTAGATGCaacaaaaaagatatataaacaaGGAggtttaaaatctttttatagagGTTATATACCTAATTTAATGGGAATAATTCCATATGCTGGTATTGATTTGGCTGTATATGaa acTTTGAAAAATAGGTATTTACGAAcacatgataaaaatgaacaacCACCCTtttggatattattattatgtggaACAGCTTCAAGTACAGCCGGTCAAGTGTGCTCATATCCTTTAGCATTAGTTAGAACACGGTTACAAGCAGATATATCACCAGGAAAACCAAATACTATGATTGCTGTTTTTAaagacattattaaaaatgaaggaaTTCGCGGTTTATATAGAGGCTTAActccaaattttttaaag gTTGCACCAGCTGTATCCATTAGTTATATAGTATATGAAACTGTTAGAGATTTTTTGGGTGTTAATATGACgtga
- the LOC108001820 gene encoding calcium-binding mitochondrial carrier protein SCaMC-2 isoform X1: MPNGRSAVHNVMPPHYLHELPAEDEKRFEQIFQKLDLDGNGRIDVKDLSKALRDVGVDKYYAERFLARSDSTKSGDITLAEFIHYVREHEKNLRLQFSHLDTNKDGKIDLEELIKAFEELGIKMDFNEAKKLLQRMDKDGSLTISFNEWRDFLLYAPSSDLLGLIEYWHHTNYMDIGEDIGVPEDFTTGEMVSGMWWRHLVSGGVAGGVSRTCTAPLDRIKVYLQVHGTRHCKIKSCFRYMLREGGSLSLWRGNGINVLKIGPESALKFMAYEQIKRAIKGDDVRELGLYERLMAGSLAGGISQSAIYPLEVLKTRFALRKTGEFSGLVDATKKIYKQGGLKSFYRGYIPNLMGIIPYAGIDLAVYETLKNRYLRTHDKNEQPPFWILLLCGTASSTAGQVCSYPLALVRTRLQADISPGKPNTMIAVFKDIIKNEGIRGLYRGLTPNFLKVAPAVSISYIVYETVRDFLGVNMT; the protein is encoded by the exons ATGCCTAATGGTCGAAGCGCGGTGCATAACGTAATGCCACCGCACTATCTACATGAGTTGCCGGCAGAAGACGAGAAAAGAtttgaacaaatatttcaaaaattagatttagatGGAAATGGAAGAATTGATGTAAAAGATTTATCCAAGGCACTTCGTGATGTGGGTGTCGATAAATATTATGCGgag agattTTTAGCCAGATCGGATAGTACTAAGAGTGGTGATATTACACTTGcagaatttatacattatgtCCGCGAACACGAAAAAAATCTACGTTTACAATTCTCACATCTTGACACAAATAAGGATG GTAAAATTGATCTAGAGGAATTAATAAAAGCATTTGAAGAATTGGGAATAAAAATGGATTTCAATGaagcgaaaaaattattgcaaag GATGGACAAAGATGGAAGCCTCACTATAAGTTTTAACGAATGGCGAGATTTTTTGCTTTACGCGCCAAGTTCTGATCTCTTGGGTCTTATCGAATATTGGCATCATACAAAt TATATGGACATCGGGGAAGATATTGGTGTTCCCGAAGATTTTACAACTGGTGAGATGGTCTCCGGAATGTGGTGGCGACATTTGGTGTCCGGTGGCGTAGCAGGTGGTGTATCACGCACATGTACTGCACCTTTAGATCGTATTAAAGTTTATCTACAg gTGCATGGAACGCGACATTGCAAAATCAAAAGTTGCTTCAGATATATGCTTCGTGAAGGTGGTTCTCTTAGTTTATGGAGAGGAAATGGTATAAACGTACTTAAAATCGGACCAGAAAGCGCTTTGAAATTTATGGCCTATGAGCAAATTAAAAGAGCGATTAAAGGAGATGATGTTAGAGAGCTCGGACTTTACGAACGATTAATGGCAGGATCATTAGCTGGCGGAATTAGTCAATCAGCTATATATCCACTTGag GTACTCAAAACTAGATTTGCACTTAGAAAAACAGGAGAATTTTCAGGTTTAGTAGATGCaacaaaaaagatatataaacaaGGAggtttaaaatctttttatagagGTTATATACCTAATTTAATGGGAATAATTCCATATGCTGGTATTGATTTGGCTGTATATGaa acTTTGAAAAATAGGTATTTACGAAcacatgataaaaatgaacaacCACCCTtttggatattattattatgtggaACAGCTTCAAGTACAGCCGGTCAAGTGTGCTCATATCCTTTAGCATTAGTTAGAACACGGTTACAAGCAGATATATCACCAGGAAAACCAAATACTATGATTGCTGTTTTTAaagacattattaaaaatgaaggaaTTCGCGGTTTATATAGAGGCTTAActccaaattttttaaag gTTGCACCAGCTGTATCCATTAGTTATATAGTATATGAAACTGTTAGAGATTTTTTGGGTGTTAATATGACgtga
- the LOC108001822 gene encoding protein ABHD13 isoform X1, producing MSFCMRLARSKPIRLLGGIAMKCWAFSGTYILACFLLYWLYGGFSAFFLLCFATTGILYHREDQLVYRPESPANSRVYVPAPSIFNLPYQSIYTRSGDGTMLHMFFISQPEDRVKKVPTLLFLHGNAGNVGHRLKNAVGLYHTIQCNILMLEYRGYGLSQGSPSEEGLYMDARAGIDYLSSRTDINTNEIIVFGRSLGGAVAINLATEPENSQRIWCLILENTFTSIPDMAALLFGLKCLQYLPLFLYKNKYLSILKVRSVTVPTLFISGLADTLVPSYMMQDLYKNCKSPCKKILSISGGTHNETWCQPRYYKNICNFLNELRENPPIPVTSSHWQIDDI from the exons ATGTCATTTTGTATGAGACTTGCTCGCAGTAAACCCATCCGTTTATTAGGAGGCATAGCTATGAAATGTTGGGCTTTCTCTGGAACTTATATACTTGCCTGTTTTCTTCTATATTGGTTGTATGGTGGATTTTCTGCTTTCTTTCTACTTTGCTTTGCAACTAcag gtatattatatcatagagAAGATCAACTTGTATATCGTCCAGAGTCACCTGCTAATTCTCGGGTATATGTTCCTGCACcttcaatattcaatttaccTTATCAAAGTATTTATACTAGATCAGGAGATGGTACAATGTtacatatgttttttatttctcaaccAGAAGATAGAGTGAAAAAGGTGCctactttattatttcttcatggCAATGCTGGTAATGTAGGACATAG attaaaaaatgcaGTTGGATTATATCATACTatacaatgtaatattttaatgctaGAATATAGAGGCTATGGTTTATCACAAGGTTCACCATCTGAAGAAGGTTTATATATGGATGCTCGTGCAGGAATTGATTATTTGTCAAGTAGAActgatataaatacaaatgaaataattgtatttggtAGATCATTag gtgGAGCTGTAGCTATTAACTTAGCTACAGAACCAGAAAATTCACAAAGAATTTGGTGTCTTATTCTTGAGAATACTTTTACTAGTATTCCTGATATGGCTGCATTACTTTTTGgattaaaatgtttacaatacttacctctttttttatataaaaataag TATTTGTCCATTCTCAAAGTGCGATCAGTAACAGTACCTACGCTATTTATTTCTGGTCTAGCGGATACGTTAGTGCCATCATATATGATGCaagatctttataaaaattgcaaaagtccatgtaaaaaaatactttcgatTTCGGGAGGTACACACAACGAAACATGGTGTCAACCgcgatattacaaaaatatatgtaattttctaaatgaatTGAGAGAAAATCCTCCAATTCCAGTGACATCTAGTCATTGGCAAATAgacgatatataa
- the LOC108001820 gene encoding calcium-binding mitochondrial carrier protein SCaMC-2 isoform X2: MVLLHMRFLARSDSTKSGDITLAEFIHYVREHEKNLRLQFSHLDTNKDGKIDLEELIKAFEELGIKMDFNEAKKLLQRMDKDGSLTISFNEWRDFLLYAPSSDLLGLIEYWHHTNYMDIGEDIGVPEDFTTGEMVSGMWWRHLVSGGVAGGVSRTCTAPLDRIKVYLQVHGTRHCKIKSCFRYMLREGGSLSLWRGNGINVLKIGPESALKFMAYEQIKRAIKGDDVRELGLYERLMAGSLAGGISQSAIYPLEVLKTRFALRKTGEFSGLVDATKKIYKQGGLKSFYRGYIPNLMGIIPYAGIDLAVYETLKNRYLRTHDKNEQPPFWILLLCGTASSTAGQVCSYPLALVRTRLQADISPGKPNTMIAVFKDIIKNEGIRGLYRGLTPNFLKVAPAVSISYIVYETVRDFLGVNMT, from the exons ATGGTTTTACTTCATATG agattTTTAGCCAGATCGGATAGTACTAAGAGTGGTGATATTACACTTGcagaatttatacattatgtCCGCGAACACGAAAAAAATCTACGTTTACAATTCTCACATCTTGACACAAATAAGGATG GTAAAATTGATCTAGAGGAATTAATAAAAGCATTTGAAGAATTGGGAATAAAAATGGATTTCAATGaagcgaaaaaattattgcaaag GATGGACAAAGATGGAAGCCTCACTATAAGTTTTAACGAATGGCGAGATTTTTTGCTTTACGCGCCAAGTTCTGATCTCTTGGGTCTTATCGAATATTGGCATCATACAAAt TATATGGACATCGGGGAAGATATTGGTGTTCCCGAAGATTTTACAACTGGTGAGATGGTCTCCGGAATGTGGTGGCGACATTTGGTGTCCGGTGGCGTAGCAGGTGGTGTATCACGCACATGTACTGCACCTTTAGATCGTATTAAAGTTTATCTACAg gTGCATGGAACGCGACATTGCAAAATCAAAAGTTGCTTCAGATATATGCTTCGTGAAGGTGGTTCTCTTAGTTTATGGAGAGGAAATGGTATAAACGTACTTAAAATCGGACCAGAAAGCGCTTTGAAATTTATGGCCTATGAGCAAATTAAAAGAGCGATTAAAGGAGATGATGTTAGAGAGCTCGGACTTTACGAACGATTAATGGCAGGATCATTAGCTGGCGGAATTAGTCAATCAGCTATATATCCACTTGag GTACTCAAAACTAGATTTGCACTTAGAAAAACAGGAGAATTTTCAGGTTTAGTAGATGCaacaaaaaagatatataaacaaGGAggtttaaaatctttttatagagGTTATATACCTAATTTAATGGGAATAATTCCATATGCTGGTATTGATTTGGCTGTATATGaa acTTTGAAAAATAGGTATTTACGAAcacatgataaaaatgaacaacCACCCTtttggatattattattatgtggaACAGCTTCAAGTACAGCCGGTCAAGTGTGCTCATATCCTTTAGCATTAGTTAGAACACGGTTACAAGCAGATATATCACCAGGAAAACCAAATACTATGATTGCTGTTTTTAaagacattattaaaaatgaaggaaTTCGCGGTTTATATAGAGGCTTAActccaaattttttaaag gTTGCACCAGCTGTATCCATTAGTTATATAGTATATGAAACTGTTAGAGATTTTTTGGGTGTTAATATGACgtga
- the LOC108001823 gene encoding 6-phosphogluconolactonase, whose amino-acid sequence MEKILVEPRDGSVVSCLSNILQTSAEEAFASSDTFKVGLSGGSLILLLAQSLPNIKTDWSRWNFFFCDERVVPFDSNDSTYGEYKSNLIGKIPISEDQFIKINPDLSAEDAAKDYIKKMSVFFPPDRVPCFDVLLLGLGPDGHICSLFPGHKLLNEASLWVCPINDSPKPPPSRITLTLPVINNAKKCIFAVTGSSKAEIIKRILQDKENLPAARVQPHNGELYWILDEAAAKFLGTA is encoded by the exons ATGGAGAAAATACTAGTTGAACCCCGAGATGGATCTGTGGTATCATGTTTGTCTAACATCCTCCAAACGAGTGCTGAAGAAGCATTCGCAAGTAGTGATACATTCAAGGTTGGATTATCAg gaggatctttaatattattattggctCAAAGTTTACCTAATATTAAAACTGATTGGAGTAGATggaactttttcttttgtgaTGAAAGAGTTGTTCCCTTTGATAGCAATGATTCCACTTATGgagaatataaatcaaatttgattggaaaaataccaataagtgaagatcaatttataaaaattaatcctgATTTATCtg CTGAAGATGCTgcaaaagattatattaagaagatgtccgttttttttcctcctgaTCGTGTTCCATGTTTTGATGTTCTTCTTTTGGGATTGGGTCCAGATGGACATATATGTTCTCTTTTTCCTGGTCATAAGCTTTTGAATGAAGCCAGTTTATGGGTCTGTCCTATAAATGATTCTCCTAAGCCACCACCATCTCGTATTACTCTTACTCTTCCTGTgataaataatgcaaaaaaatgcatatttgCTGTTACCGGATCTAGCAAAGCAGAAATTATTaag CGAATTTTGCaagacaaagaaaatttaccaGCTGCTCGTGTACAACCACACAATGGAGAATTATATTGGATCTTAGATGAAGCTGCTGCAAAATTCTTAGGAACAGCCTAA
- the LOC108001820 gene encoding calcium-binding mitochondrial carrier protein SCaMC-2 isoform X4: MAGKRLIINELIMHDLSKFKLHFRGTILFNMQSGGSFSYMDIGEDIGVPEDFTTGEMVSGMWWRHLVSGGVAGGVSRTCTAPLDRIKVYLQVHGTRHCKIKSCFRYMLREGGSLSLWRGNGINVLKIGPESALKFMAYEQIKRAIKGDDVRELGLYERLMAGSLAGGISQSAIYPLEVLKTRFALRKTGEFSGLVDATKKIYKQGGLKSFYRGYIPNLMGIIPYAGIDLAVYETLKNRYLRTHDKNEQPPFWILLLCGTASSTAGQVCSYPLALVRTRLQADISPGKPNTMIAVFKDIIKNEGIRGLYRGLTPNFLKVAPAVSISYIVYETVRDFLGVNMT; this comes from the exons ATGGCGGGTAAAAGATTAatcattaatgaattaatcatGCACGATTTATCAAAGTTTAAACTACATTTTCGCGGTacaattcttttcaatatgcAAAGCGGTGGTTCATTTTCG TATATGGACATCGGGGAAGATATTGGTGTTCCCGAAGATTTTACAACTGGTGAGATGGTCTCCGGAATGTGGTGGCGACATTTGGTGTCCGGTGGCGTAGCAGGTGGTGTATCACGCACATGTACTGCACCTTTAGATCGTATTAAAGTTTATCTACAg gTGCATGGAACGCGACATTGCAAAATCAAAAGTTGCTTCAGATATATGCTTCGTGAAGGTGGTTCTCTTAGTTTATGGAGAGGAAATGGTATAAACGTACTTAAAATCGGACCAGAAAGCGCTTTGAAATTTATGGCCTATGAGCAAATTAAAAGAGCGATTAAAGGAGATGATGTTAGAGAGCTCGGACTTTACGAACGATTAATGGCAGGATCATTAGCTGGCGGAATTAGTCAATCAGCTATATATCCACTTGag GTACTCAAAACTAGATTTGCACTTAGAAAAACAGGAGAATTTTCAGGTTTAGTAGATGCaacaaaaaagatatataaacaaGGAggtttaaaatctttttatagagGTTATATACCTAATTTAATGGGAATAATTCCATATGCTGGTATTGATTTGGCTGTATATGaa acTTTGAAAAATAGGTATTTACGAAcacatgataaaaatgaacaacCACCCTtttggatattattattatgtggaACAGCTTCAAGTACAGCCGGTCAAGTGTGCTCATATCCTTTAGCATTAGTTAGAACACGGTTACAAGCAGATATATCACCAGGAAAACCAAATACTATGATTGCTGTTTTTAaagacattattaaaaatgaaggaaTTCGCGGTTTATATAGAGGCTTAActccaaattttttaaag gTTGCACCAGCTGTATCCATTAGTTATATAGTATATGAAACTGTTAGAGATTTTTTGGGTGTTAATATGACgtga
- the LOC108001820 gene encoding calcium-binding mitochondrial carrier protein SCaMC-2 isoform X5, with protein sequence MYTLKNSGFLKHDCISSTCPVCEEFLQNYHELLQRYMDIGEDIGVPEDFTTGEMVSGMWWRHLVSGGVAGGVSRTCTAPLDRIKVYLQVHGTRHCKIKSCFRYMLREGGSLSLWRGNGINVLKIGPESALKFMAYEQIKRAIKGDDVRELGLYERLMAGSLAGGISQSAIYPLEVLKTRFALRKTGEFSGLVDATKKIYKQGGLKSFYRGYIPNLMGIIPYAGIDLAVYETLKNRYLRTHDKNEQPPFWILLLCGTASSTAGQVCSYPLALVRTRLQADISPGKPNTMIAVFKDIIKNEGIRGLYRGLTPNFLKVAPAVSISYIVYETVRDFLGVNMT encoded by the exons atgtatacattaaaaaattcaggATTTTTGAAACATGATTGTATTTCATCTACTTGTCCGGTCTGTGaggaatttcttcaaaattatcatgAATTATTGCAAAGG TATATGGACATCGGGGAAGATATTGGTGTTCCCGAAGATTTTACAACTGGTGAGATGGTCTCCGGAATGTGGTGGCGACATTTGGTGTCCGGTGGCGTAGCAGGTGGTGTATCACGCACATGTACTGCACCTTTAGATCGTATTAAAGTTTATCTACAg gTGCATGGAACGCGACATTGCAAAATCAAAAGTTGCTTCAGATATATGCTTCGTGAAGGTGGTTCTCTTAGTTTATGGAGAGGAAATGGTATAAACGTACTTAAAATCGGACCAGAAAGCGCTTTGAAATTTATGGCCTATGAGCAAATTAAAAGAGCGATTAAAGGAGATGATGTTAGAGAGCTCGGACTTTACGAACGATTAATGGCAGGATCATTAGCTGGCGGAATTAGTCAATCAGCTATATATCCACTTGag GTACTCAAAACTAGATTTGCACTTAGAAAAACAGGAGAATTTTCAGGTTTAGTAGATGCaacaaaaaagatatataaacaaGGAggtttaaaatctttttatagagGTTATATACCTAATTTAATGGGAATAATTCCATATGCTGGTATTGATTTGGCTGTATATGaa acTTTGAAAAATAGGTATTTACGAAcacatgataaaaatgaacaacCACCCTtttggatattattattatgtggaACAGCTTCAAGTACAGCCGGTCAAGTGTGCTCATATCCTTTAGCATTAGTTAGAACACGGTTACAAGCAGATATATCACCAGGAAAACCAAATACTATGATTGCTGTTTTTAaagacattattaaaaatgaaggaaTTCGCGGTTTATATAGAGGCTTAActccaaattttttaaag gTTGCACCAGCTGTATCCATTAGTTATATAGTATATGAAACTGTTAGAGATTTTTTGGGTGTTAATATGACgtga
- the LOC108001822 gene encoding protein ABHD13 isoform X2 produces MKCWAFSGTYILACFLLYWLYGGFSAFFLLCFATTGILYHREDQLVYRPESPANSRVYVPAPSIFNLPYQSIYTRSGDGTMLHMFFISQPEDRVKKVPTLLFLHGNAGNVGHRLKNAVGLYHTIQCNILMLEYRGYGLSQGSPSEEGLYMDARAGIDYLSSRTDINTNEIIVFGRSLGGAVAINLATEPENSQRIWCLILENTFTSIPDMAALLFGLKCLQYLPLFLYKNKYLSILKVRSVTVPTLFISGLADTLVPSYMMQDLYKNCKSPCKKILSISGGTHNETWCQPRYYKNICNFLNELRENPPIPVTSSHWQIDDI; encoded by the exons ATGAAATGTTGGGCTTTCTCTGGAACTTATATACTTGCCTGTTTTCTTCTATATTGGTTGTATGGTGGATTTTCTGCTTTCTTTCTACTTTGCTTTGCAACTAcag gtatattatatcatagagAAGATCAACTTGTATATCGTCCAGAGTCACCTGCTAATTCTCGGGTATATGTTCCTGCACcttcaatattcaatttaccTTATCAAAGTATTTATACTAGATCAGGAGATGGTACAATGTtacatatgttttttatttctcaaccAGAAGATAGAGTGAAAAAGGTGCctactttattatttcttcatggCAATGCTGGTAATGTAGGACATAG attaaaaaatgcaGTTGGATTATATCATACTatacaatgtaatattttaatgctaGAATATAGAGGCTATGGTTTATCACAAGGTTCACCATCTGAAGAAGGTTTATATATGGATGCTCGTGCAGGAATTGATTATTTGTCAAGTAGAActgatataaatacaaatgaaataattgtatttggtAGATCATTag gtgGAGCTGTAGCTATTAACTTAGCTACAGAACCAGAAAATTCACAAAGAATTTGGTGTCTTATTCTTGAGAATACTTTTACTAGTATTCCTGATATGGCTGCATTACTTTTTGgattaaaatgtttacaatacttacctctttttttatataaaaataag TATTTGTCCATTCTCAAAGTGCGATCAGTAACAGTACCTACGCTATTTATTTCTGGTCTAGCGGATACGTTAGTGCCATCATATATGATGCaagatctttataaaaattgcaaaagtccatgtaaaaaaatactttcgatTTCGGGAGGTACACACAACGAAACATGGTGTCAACCgcgatattacaaaaatatatgtaattttctaaatgaatTGAGAGAAAATCCTCCAATTCCAGTGACATCTAGTCATTGGCAAATAgacgatatataa